The Austwickia sp. genome includes a region encoding these proteins:
- a CDS encoding gamma-glutamyltransferase, which translates to MPRLAVAAPGPDAADAALAIGAAGGNAVDAAIAAIVVASCTEPGIVSPMGGAFVNVWQPGGSPMVIDGYAEMPGRGRERERFGSGVWRVWMEYSGGIYVSGGPGSVGTPGMFAALAEASERYGVLPWSELLAPAAEVLRRGYRLGASSAYYLGYATAELFAQDEETVAFLAQCGQPPTTGAILRDPSLAATLDHVGAKGADDLYTGELGHALAAYMDDNGGLLSLADLEAYEPRVRPALRTRLGDWDLGVNPAPSIGGPVLTAMLRLLQSRRAERGTTDARDVLEIERLVLDYRRRLIDRSEDLELAGHELIRSLEEIGPEGLAAVATSQDTIHVSTVDTDGLACALTTSAGYGSGVTLPGTGLALNNALGEEELNRRGLHALAPGTRLASNMAPTTARRDDGATLAVGSPGADRITTALFQVLGGLCLDHLPLQQAVDQPRLHVALDDAGAATLHYEASDPISPLARESGLATVAHDALHMYFGGVGATLHLPDGGLVAAADPRRAGAARAS; encoded by the coding sequence ATGCCGCGACTGGCCGTGGCCGCGCCGGGCCCAGACGCGGCGGACGCCGCGCTCGCGATCGGCGCGGCCGGCGGGAACGCCGTCGACGCCGCGATCGCCGCCATCGTCGTGGCGTCCTGCACGGAGCCGGGGATCGTCAGCCCGATGGGCGGCGCGTTCGTCAACGTCTGGCAGCCGGGTGGGTCCCCCATGGTCATCGACGGCTACGCCGAGATGCCGGGCCGAGGCCGGGAGCGCGAGCGCTTCGGCTCGGGGGTCTGGCGGGTGTGGATGGAGTACTCGGGCGGCATCTACGTGTCCGGCGGCCCGGGCTCGGTGGGCACCCCGGGGATGTTCGCGGCGCTGGCGGAGGCGTCCGAACGGTACGGCGTGCTGCCCTGGTCCGAGCTGCTGGCACCGGCGGCCGAGGTGCTGCGGCGGGGCTATCGGCTGGGCGCCTCCTCGGCGTACTACCTCGGCTACGCCACCGCCGAGCTGTTCGCCCAGGACGAGGAGACCGTCGCCTTCCTGGCCCAGTGCGGCCAGCCGCCGACGACCGGGGCAATCCTGCGCGACCCCAGCCTGGCCGCCACCCTGGACCACGTGGGCGCCAAGGGCGCGGACGACCTCTATACCGGAGAGCTGGGGCACGCGCTCGCGGCGTACATGGACGACAACGGCGGTCTCCTCTCGCTGGCGGACCTGGAGGCCTACGAGCCGCGCGTCCGGCCGGCGCTGCGCACCCGGCTCGGCGACTGGGACCTCGGCGTCAACCCCGCCCCGTCGATCGGCGGCCCGGTGCTGACGGCGATGCTGCGCCTGCTGCAGAGCCGCCGGGCCGAGCGCGGGACCACCGACGCGCGCGACGTCCTGGAGATCGAACGACTCGTCCTCGACTATCGCCGCCGGCTCATCGACCGGTCCGAGGACCTCGAGCTCGCCGGCCACGAGCTCATCCGGAGCCTGGAGGAGATCGGTCCCGAGGGCCTCGCGGCGGTCGCGACCTCGCAGGACACGATCCACGTCTCGACCGTCGACACCGACGGGCTGGCCTGCGCGCTCACGACCTCCGCCGGCTACGGCTCCGGGGTGACGCTCCCGGGCACAGGCCTGGCGCTCAACAACGCCCTGGGCGAGGAGGAGCTGAACCGCCGCGGACTGCACGCCCTGGCGCCCGGCACGCGGCTGGCCTCGAACATGGCCCCGACGACCGCCCGGCGCGACGACGGCGCCACCCTGGCCGTCGGGTCCCCCGGCGCGGACCGCATCACCACGGCGCTGTTCCAGGTGCTCGGCGGCCTGTGCCTGGACCACCTGCCGCTTCAACAGGCCGTCGACCAGCCGCGGCTGCACGTCGCGCTCGACGACGCCGGCGCGGCCACGCTGCACTACGAGGCGTCCGACCCCATCAGCCCCCTCGCGCGGGAGTCGGGCCTGGCCACCGTTGCCCACGACGCCCTGCACATGTACTTCGGCGGCGTGGGCGCGACCCTCCACCTCCCGGACGGGGGCCTGGTCGCCGCCGCGGACCCGCGCCGGGCCGGCGCGGCCCGCGCGAGCTGA